One Oncorhynchus mykiss isolate Arlee chromosome 25, USDA_OmykA_1.1, whole genome shotgun sequence genomic window, TTAACCAGTTTATAGTTGTACTGACGTTATTTAGCCAGTTTATAGTTGTACTGACGTTATTTAGCCAGTTTATAGTTGTACTGACGTTATTTTGCCAGTTTATAGTTGTACTGACGTTATTTAACCAGTTTATAGTTGTACTGACGTTATTTAGCCAGTTTATAGTTGTACTGACGTTATTTAGCCAGTTTATAGTTGTACtgacattatttaaccagtttatagttgtactgacgttatttagccagtttatagttgtactgacgttatttaaccagtttatagttgtactgacgttatttagccagtttatagttgtactgacgttatttaactagtttatagttgtactgacgttatttaaccagtttatagttgtactgacgttatttagccagtttatagttgtactgacgttatttagccagtttatagttgtactgacgttatttaaccagtttatagttgtactgacattatttaaccagtttatagttgtactgacgttatttaactagtttatagttgtactgacgttatttaaccagtttatagttgtactgacattatttaaccagtttatagttgtactgacgttatttaaccagtttatagttgtactgacattatttaaccagtttatAGTTGTACTGACGTTATTTAACCAGTTTATAGTAGTACTGACGTTATTTAGCCAGTTTATAGTTGTACTGACGTTATTTAACCAGTTTATAGTTGTACTGACGTTAGTTAGCCAGTTTATAGTTGTACTGACGTTATTTAACCAGTTTATAGTTGTACTGACGTTATTTAGCCAGTTTATAGTTGTACTGACGTTATTTAACCAGTTTATAGTTGTACtgacattatttaaccagtttatagttgtactgacgttatttaaccagtttatagttgtactgacgttatttaaccaatttttttgttgtactgacatcatttcaaccagtttATAGATGTACTAATGTCATTTCAACCACTTTCTAGTTGTACTGATGTCATTTCAACCCATTTTTATTTGTACTGACCTCAATCAATTTCTATTTATACTGGTGTCATTTCAACAAGTTTTGACCCCTGGGTATTGTCCTACTAAATGGACACATTATACAAATGGATGTTCAAGACTGTGGTGAAATATAACTAAGTATCAGAGCATCTTTGACTCAGGCTGTCATGAAATGAATGAAATGATCCAGTTCAGATGATAAATTatctatttttctctccctctctctgtcttatgTTGCAGGTGTTTGAACCTGACTTACAATGGAAAAActgctggtctgtctgttggttaTCGGAATAGCAGTGAAGGCCCAGATCTGTCCGAAGCGCTGTGTCTGTCAAATACTATCTCCCAACCTCGCAACCCTCTGTGCCAAAAAAGGGCTCCTCTTTGCCCCCCCGAACATTGACAGGCACACTGTGGAGCTGCGGCTGGCCGACAACTTCGTCACCAGCATCAAAAGGAAAGACTTTGCCAACATGACCAGGCTGCAGGACCTTACCCTGTCCAGGAATACCATTAGCTTCATCACGCCGCATGCATTCGCTGACCTGGAGAACCTCCGCGCCTTGCACCTGAACAGCAACCGTCTAACCCGGATAGCCAATGACACCTTCAGCGGCATGTCCAAACTGCACCACCTCATCCTCAACAACAACCAGCTGACGTTGATCCACCTGGGGGCCTTCAATGACCTGCTGGCCCTGGAGGAGCTGGACCTGTCCTACAACAACCTGGAGTCCATCCCCTGGGAGGCTATCCAGAGGATGACCAGCCTTGCCACCCTCAGCCTTGACCACAACATGATCGACTACATTCCTGAGGGGACCTTCTCTCTTCTCCAAAAGCTCAACCGCTTGGACGTGACCTCTAATAAGTTACAGAAACTCCCTCCTGATCCTCTGTTCCAGCGGGCCCAGGTTTTGGCCACATCTGGGATCATGAACTCTCCCTCGTTCGCGCTGAGCTTTGGTGGGAACCCATTGCACTGCAACTGTGAGCTGCTGTGGTTGAGGCGCCTGAGCCGAGAGGATGATCTGGAGACATGCGCCTCACCGCAGCATCTCTCCGGACGCTACTTCTGGTCTATACCTGAGGAGGAGTTCCTGTGTgaacctcctctcatcacccgGCACTCCCATGAGATGCGGGTGCTGGAAGGCCAGAGGGTGGTCTTGAGGTGCAAGGCCCGGGGGGACCCTGAGCCTGCCATACACTGGATCTCCCCAGAGGGGAAGCTGGTGGCAAACTCCTCCCGAACGCTTGTGTACACCAACGGCACCCTGGATATTCTGATCAGCACAGTGAAGGACACAGGATCCTTCACCTGCATCTCGTCCAACCCGGCGGGTGAGGCACATCAGACTGTGGAGCTGCTGATTATCAAACTCCCACACATCTCCAACAGCACCAACAACATCCAGGAGCCTGACCCTGGCTCCTCGGACATCTCCACATCCACCAGGGCTGGGGCCAACGGCAGCAACCACACTGGAGACACCAAAACTAGTACAGATAAACGGGTGGTCATCGCCGAGGCCACATCCTCCACTGCGCTGATCAAGTTCAACTTCCAGAGGAATATACCTGGGATCCGGATGTTCCAGATTCAGTACAATGGCAGTTATGATGACTCTCTCGTTTACAGGTAGGTTCCGTTCAATCCCCTCTTGGTGATTTTATTGACCGGATTTGTGTATGAAATTCGTGGTGATTTAATTTCAATCAAGTGCACTTATAGTATTGGTTCAGAGATGTTTTTATGGAGATTCATCTGtgcataatatatattttttctcaatCACATTCACACACCATGCAAACccaaaattatttttttatagGCTTTCAACAACTTTAAAATCAACCAATATTCAATTGCTTAGCAAATACCGTAGCCACAATCTGAGATTTAAAGATGTTTAGCTAGTAGCTCATGCTAGATTTGTGGGATTGTAATCTATTACATTTCATGTTAGGCTGTTGTACAGTGAGCGATTGTATTTGCACAACAGAATTGAGTAAACATACAAATATTTTCAAAAAATACATGAGAGTGGAATTACAAAAACCAAATCCCACTGTTATTACATCTGTTTTAGATCCTTTGTAATCCTTGAAAATGAATTAGTAAAACCCCTGCAAAGCAAAACTCACATCCCCACATTGGCTCAGAGCAGGCGGGCTGTGTGGCAGAGGGATCAAAGAAAGACAGCAGTCTCTCAGTCATGATTTCATATAGATTAAGATGAGCTGAACTCTGCATCGTGAAGCAGCACATAACCGGCCTGTTTCCTCTGTGATGTGAATAGGATATTATTGAATTTCGAAGAGGTCCTCAGTAAAATGGCTATTTCAGTCTCAACAACTACAACTAACTGGAATTGCAATGGGCACATGCAGTACATGGATTTACGTAGTTGGAGAACTCCAATGGGCAGGAAGAAACCATCTGCGGTTCATTAACGAATACATCTGTCACTGTTTTATGTTGATCTAATAGGGAAGGATCAATCCCTTTGCTCTCTTTGCCTGTAGAGGCATGAATGGAAACCAGTCCTATATCTTTTGAGCATAGGGCGTGTAATGGCTGGCTGCAGCATCTATCCTCAGAGAGTTGGGAGTGGCGAACACCAGGCTTCTTTTTAAAGGGTTTCTAACATTAGCGTATCTTCAGGTTGTGCAATGAACAGTGTTACTCATTTTCCACTAACATAGTCTTAAAAATAACTTATTTAAAGCTTCACACAACTACAAAATCTAATTTCCCCTCTCACTAGTACTGAGTTTGTGTTCTTGTGTGTATATGAAGGATCACCAATTGTCTCTGGGTTACATTGACCTTTTGAATAGCATGTCTCATGTCTATATATCCCACAAGCACAGGCCATTTCAGTTTTACTATAGTTTTCTCTATAGTTATTtccaggggcacaactttcactggAGACGGGGAGGACATGTCcgccccacattctgaaattgcttTTTTGTCCCCCCTAGTTTtataattggaatgtgatacaaaatgagGCAACGGTATgatttaggaccatgcggacacctCCGAGCGGTCCGGTAGGCTATTTGGAGTGTTTAACTTActggatgaaaaaaataaaaaataacgtcccccccacttctaaaaccaaagttgcacctCTGGTTGTTTCACCTGCACACAGTCATTTTCCTTTCAAGCATATTTATTACTCAATGGGGGGGTGATTAAAAAATGTGGGCATCAAGAAATTGTACAGCAAGCTTTTATGTGCACACAAATCAGGAGAATGAGCCTCTTTTAAAGCACTCTAACTTGGGCCATTTTAGCCAGCAAAATGTCCTGTGGGGCAGGTAATACCTGGCTCATATGTGCTTAAGGCATAAAATAAACAGCTTCATTCAAATTAAATGGCCCCAATTTCCATGTTATTGTCCAATAAACACACCCAGGCTAACATAACAACTTTGTTAAAATTATGTCTCGTCTGTGTCTCATGTGATTTTAAATATTTTCGAACTAAAAGAAGAAAAACTTTCCATTGGCTGTAGATTTCAATGACACGGCTAGATGGAGATGTGCTGTGCACATTGCCCAATGACTGTTGGTTGATTTCAAGGATGTCAACCTGCATGTGAAGTCAGCCTACATTATCTTGGTTTGACAACCTCAGGCTCAGCAAATGTTAATAGTAAATGAATCAGTGGAAGTGTTGTTTACTTTTTGGGCGCTATTGTTTTTATCTTTTTACATTTTAATAGCTGCACAGTAATTTTCTTGACAATGTACAGTACTCTACTGGTAGAGAGCCACGTTACGTGCCTGCCATAAGCTACGTTTTCTGTATGAAAGGATTCAATGAATTGAATTTCTTTGGCAATGCAGTCAGTTCCATGTGGTTTTGAGCATCGCAAAATCATGAACAACaaagaaagggaaaataaatacagtatttaCTGGTTATTCTGTGACTGTCACAGTTTGAAAGATCGATAAAGCTAAGCATTTTTAAATGACAATGACAATCTCTGCCAAGTAATGTTGTTGTAACTCCTTTTTGTATAGTGATGAATATGTATACACTcgctactgtaagtcactctggataagagcgtctgctaaatgactcaaatgtaaatgtaaaaatggaTGTCTCTTCACTCGAAAATTACCATGACTGGCTTAGTCTTTCCATTTGTCAGCCATTTCTAGAATGTATCAATGTGATAACTGTTCAGAATTTTATGGCAGTTATTTAAGACCATTAAATTCTCCAAATATTTGTCAGAAAATGGTTAAAAAAGAGGGAAGCAATGGACAGGCCTGGGAGCGTTGTTCATTAAATGAGTCCTTGCTGGTTCTTAGAGTGAACAGTCCTAGGCAGACATAGTGAGGACAACTTTAATAAGAGAGATGATAACACAGCTAGCCACCAATAAATGCTGCTTTCTTGGCCACTTTCTTCCAAATAAAAAAACACCACAATGGCAAAGACAACATTAGAGGTCAAACGATATTCAGGAATATAAATAACATTAGCATTCACCTAGTCAATGTATGCTGTCTAATGTTATACAGGAATATTGCACACACAATGCTGTAACATCTTGAGGTTGTTTATGTTGTCTTTGAACATTTTAGGTTTCATTGCTCTCCAAAAATATATTCATTTTTATTAGCCTTGTAGTTTTGGGATAATGAGATATTATATAACAATATTTATAAAATGCAGCAACTAACATTGTTTTAAGACTATAGGAAATTGCTTGCCAGAAACAGAAGTACATTTTAACAATTGGTAAGAAAAGAGTATGCATTAATGACATGAATTGTCTTTATAGCACATTTCATTTAAATCCACATTGACATATCTTTCCTttgtccttctctcctctcagaaTGATTCCCCCCACAAGCAAAAACTTCCTAGTCAACAACCTGGCTGCTGGGACGTCGTACGACCTGTGTGTTCTGGCCATCTACGACGACGGTATCACCTCCCTCACCGCCACCCGCGTGGTGGGCTGCGTCCAGTTCACCACAGAGTCTGAGTACCTGCGCTGTCACTTCATGCAGTCCCAGTTCCTGGGAGGCACCATGATCATCATCATCGGTGGCATCATCGTGGCCTCTGTCCTCgtcttcatcatcatcctcatgaTTCGCTACAaggtctgcaacaccactaactCGGGCAAAGGCACCCTTGTCACCAACGTCCACTCACAGACCAACGGGGCGCAGTCTCAGGGGTGCACTGTCACACCCTCTGTGTCCAAGCAGGCCATGGGAGGGTCAGacggagggggtggaggatgtcTAAAGGCTGTTGGCCACGTGTCAGACACGCTAACGCACTCATCCGAGACCTCTCTCCCAGACTGCTCTACTGCTACGTCCCAGGTGACCCAAAGCTGGAACACACCTGGATCCTCAGGGTCTCTGAAGCCAAAGCGCAAGCCTGCACCAAAGCCCTACGCTGCTGCTGCCACCCCTGAGCCCAATATAGAGGCCCTCCCCAACGCGGAGACCCAGAATACCAACCGCAACAACTCCACGGCTCTGGAGCAGCCGTGCGCCCCAGTATTCCACTCCCCCCTACCCTTTTCGAGTGTCAAGGACACCCCCATATTGAGACGTGCACACCCCAGACCCTCCTCCAAGTACCTGACCTTACCGGTGGAAGGGGTGAGGGCCAAACGTAGGTACTCTCTAAACGAGGACTCGTCCAAGCACCACTGCTATGTTGGGACAACACAATTTGGGAATATGTGGTCTAAGCGGAGTATGTCCATGAACGGGATTGTACTTCAACAGGAAGATATAGACAGTGTAAAGGCCACCTTTTCCAGTTCAGAGTGGATTCTAGAAAGCACTGTgtgactgttctgtctgtctgtgtgtgtgtgtgtgtgtgtgtgtgtgtgtgtgtgtgtgtgtgtgtgtgtgtgtgtgtgtgtgtgtgtgtgtgtgtgtgtgtgtgtgtgtgtgtgtgtgtgtgtgtgtgtgtgtgtgtgtgtgtgtgtgtgtgtgtgtgtgtgagagttgggAAATCTGTTTTTgaaccattttcttttttttctcctcgGGTTTCAGTTTACTTTTATTTTCAAAGACCAACAATAAAATGGATGCTTGCCTTGTAGGAATCAGAATTGCATCCCTGCTTTCCTCCGATGGAGAAAATCTCCAGGAGGGCTCGGAGCCCAGAGCTCAGCAGTGTTTTCATACCCATACAACAAAGAAACGAAAAAGGAAAACATTGAGAAAAAGAAAACCAACATACCTGTCCACTTATACATTACATAGTCCCACTGTTAAAGTCGTGGCAAGAGAAACGCATTGGTGCCTTACCTTTGCATAACAGTTGTCCTTTTGCCAGGAGCACCAACAGGAATTCAGCTGTCCCTGACACAGGATGTGGGATCGAGAGGAACAAGAACGATTTCACAAAAAGCCTTTCTATTACAAGGAAATAACATTTCCTGCATATAGAGACAATACAAAAAAACTATCAAAGACTTGTTACTTGGCCTCTTATTAAATTGATATTTTTTCAAGACAAATTCAAGCTTTCTTTTCAATGACATTGATATTGCCTTTGTTTAAAGGCACAAAAAAAAACTGTACATAG contains:
- the LOC110505743 gene encoding leucine-rich repeat and fibronectin type-III domain-containing protein 5-like, with amino-acid sequence MEKLLVCLLVIGIAVKAQICPKRCVCQILSPNLATLCAKKGLLFAPPNIDRHTVELRLADNFVTSIKRKDFANMTRLQDLTLSRNTISFITPHAFADLENLRALHLNSNRLTRIANDTFSGMSKLHHLILNNNQLTLIHLGAFNDLLALEELDLSYNNLESIPWEAIQRMTSLATLSLDHNMIDYIPEGTFSLLQKLNRLDVTSNKLQKLPPDPLFQRAQVLATSGIMNSPSFALSFGGNPLHCNCELLWLRRLSREDDLETCASPQHLSGRYFWSIPEEEFLCEPPLITRHSHEMRVLEGQRVVLRCKARGDPEPAIHWISPEGKLVANSSRTLVYTNGTLDILISTVKDTGSFTCISSNPAGEAHQTVELLIIKLPHISNSTNNIQEPDPGSSDISTSTRAGANGSNHTGDTKTSTDKRVVIAEATSSTALIKFNFQRNIPGIRMFQIQYNGSYDDSLVYRMIPPTSKNFLVNNLAAGTSYDLCVLAIYDDGITSLTATRVVGCVQFTTESEYLRCHFMQSQFLGGTMIIIIGGIIVASVLVFIIILMIRYKVCNTTNSGKGTLVTNVHSQTNGAQSQGCTVTPSVSKQAMGGSDGGGGGCLKAVGHVSDTLTHSSETSLPDCSTATSQVTQSWNTPGSSGSLKPKRKPAPKPYAAAATPEPNIEALPNAETQNTNRNNSTALEQPCAPVFHSPLPFSSVKDTPILRRAHPRPSSKYLTLPVEGVRAKRRYSLNEDSSKHHCYVGTTQFGNMWSKRSMSMNGIVLQQEDIDSVKATFSSSEWILESTV